Part of the Arachis hypogaea cultivar Tifrunner chromosome 6, arahy.Tifrunner.gnm2.J5K5, whole genome shotgun sequence genome, TAATAAATAGATTGACATTGATACCATTATAGTAATATGTGTGAATTACAATAAATAGCTTCACAATACTTATTTAACTAATTACtattttattatactttttaCTAAGAGAAATTAAGTATTTCTGGAACACATTTAGTCCATATAAAACTTTTTTAGAgaacaataaaatattttaaatgttaaaaataaaactaaaagttTATTCAAATATTAGAGATTAAATTAGTATTTTATctatatttaaaaagaatttcACTATACATTCACATCTTTTTGGTAATTAAATCTAGCTAAATTGGTCCAAATTCCACAAAATTCATTCATATAATATGGGCATGAAATCAcatcattttctttcttgttgttTCTTTGTACGCTGcctcctccttttttttattggtgttgattttgttacattttatttttgtttcttcttctcctcctctttttcATGTGATACtgcagttatttatttttttttgtttaattttttttttgttttatttctcttaaaagagtgaaataagaagaattataagaaaataaaataataataataataacaataataagaagagaaagatgaaaaagaaaaagaaacaacagaagataagaaagaggaagaaaaagagtttttaaattatgcagaatttatcaaaaaattaataccaaaatttgttaacaataacacataaattttttaagttttggaCCGAAATTTACTACAAAAGtatgaaaatatcttttttaatgctgtattttttctttttattattctttcttttttttcttcttcttttctgttgctcttatttctaattttagaAGCATTGCTTCTTATATTAGACTTGAATGAACATATTTATACTATATTGCAATCTtgtttagttgaatgaatataggTTTCTCATTTTTCTACTGATTTTGCAGTAttatatgtttcttcttcttctttatttgattttttcttgtttttatttgtgttaagagaataaaataagaagaatcacgagaaggtaaaacaagaaggagaagataaacaagaacagaagaagaagatgatgataataaagaaggaggaggatgatgatgagttttgagttatcattaaataatttcggtgcattttgaatttaatttcggTGCATTCTGAATTTAAATATGGTGTAGTTGGTTTGAGCTTATTTTGAACTAAATTTATTTGTATGTCGTCATCATTAAGGAATTTTGGTACATTCTGAATTTAAACTATTATACGTATAAGAAGAAGACGACggtgatgataataatgataacgataatgatgataatgaaaatggagaaaaatgaggagaaaaaaattcaaatgcaaaaaaaaaaaaaagaggaggaggaggtagTGATGATGACAATGGTTACAATAATAATGAAGAGAAAGGTAAaataaaggaggagaagaaaaaaaaacagcaacaacagagtgaagaagaagaagaagatgatgataataatgatgatgatgatccagCAACAACATGAATGAAGAAAAGCACATGTGTAAATATAAAATCTTTAATCTTTGATAACATGTGTAAATATAAAATCTTTAATCTTTGATAACAATTCAGTTGAATTTAGTTAAGTATTTTATTTGaatgtagaattttttatttaaaaatattgaaaacatgtttgttttaaaacattttcagtaaaaatatttttaatactgaactaaacatattttttaatttctttttaataaaatgaaaatgGGCAAACTAACCAAACCCTAGTCCTTTATTTAGAGTGGGTCTTATAGAAGAAAAAAGCTTTGTAACATGTCTTCGGCTTATGTttgactttgagcattaataatTTGTTGTTTTAAACAAGCGGTACTTTTTTGTATCCTCATGtgtgtgtttatttatttttattttatttttcatttgtttaGTCAAATTCGAAAATCCCAATAAAGATTGTTAGGGTCATGGGGAAACGAAAAATGAGGGTAGGACAAAATATTCTTCACATTAATAAGGAGAGGGAAAGGATTTTGGGATTCGGAGCAGAGTAAGCTTTGTCTCCGTcgactaaattaaatattatgaattaagtttaaaatttctaataaatATCACAAAAAACATATTTTACCGTTATTGCCCTGTCATAAGAAGAAATGTCttgttgattaaatcaaagaaaaTGTTTAAGCACTAAGAGAAAAACTATAAAACATTACAATTACATGAATGAATaagagaatttatttatttaaccatGAGAAGGGAAGTTCAAGCTTTTAAAGCATGTGAACCCTCCATCCACAACAAGGTTATGGCCTGATATATACTTTGCATCATCAGATGCCAAGAACAACGCGGCCCGGGCCACATCAATGTCCTCACACTTTGAGCCCTTTAACTCACCAAGCCCACCCACAATTTCCCTTACTTCTTCTTCACTTAAATGATGAAAAAATTTGCCAATTTGGGCCAACGACATGGGTGTTGCAATTGGGGCTGGGGAGATGCAATTTACTCTCACCCCAAACTTGCAAAGCTCACTTGCCACTGACTTCACTACCCCAGGTATTGTAAACTTTGATATTGTGTACGGATGAGGCCCAAGCCCACCCAAAAGCCCACTTATGCTTGATGTGCATAAAATGGACCCTGATGACACTGGTGCCATCACACGGGCCGCATGCTTTATACCCGCAACCATGCCCCATACATTGGTTTTCATGACCCTATCAAAGTCATCAAGATCCAAATCTATTATGCTTGGTGGGATTGATGGGCCTGTTATGCCAGCATTGTTGAACATTATGTCAAGTTTTCCATAGTTGGTCATGGCAACGTTTACAGCTTCTTTTATTTGGGACTCAATGGTGACGTCACACTCCACAAATTGGGCTAATGGGCCCATCTCCTTTGCTATTTGTGGGCCTAGATTGGTGTCTTTGTCAGCAATGATTACTTGGGCCCCATGCTTCACAAATTCTTGGGTTGTGGCCTTGCCAAGTCCACTTGCTGCCCCGGTTATGATTGCCACTTTTCCTTCAAgcctgaattttatttttatttttatttttgtggtttATTTTTGTGAACCAAAAATTCAATGAAGTCATTGTCAATCATAGCGAGTGTTCAAAGGAAgagatattatatttaaatacataAGAGGAATATTATTTGTACTACCTTTTTAGGGTATTTTTCTTAAATGCATATTTTTGCTATTTAGTTTtaagaggagaaagaaaaaaaaaaacaatgaaagcACTGTATTTAAAATGGAATGTGTGCACTTTAAAAAgtgtgaaactaaaaaataacatTTCTCAACAACAAAAGTAGAATGTTTATTAATTCCCGACACACTTTTatagtgaataataataataataataataataataataataataataataacctgaGTCTTAAAGCGAAGTCcacattaaaattcaataataataatagagcagATGTTAGCATAAAGTATAACTTACAAAAATAATCGTCTAGAATATATTTAATCAGGTATATTAAATAAGGTGAAAATTCTTATAGATAACTTTGATGTGAAAACCAACCTAGaaaattcaatatttttgttTACCATGCATGTACTGATTATTGTATTCAATTGTTTATtaattcatatttatttattaaatatgtgtataaataaatataatattaattaaaataattattatctagctaaaaaaatttagtttgaattttaaaaataatagaatagatttttttaagaattatatctgataaaaaatatttataaaaaagttgTGCATCTAATTCTTTTTCATATCTCCATATATAAGTATAGATAATTAActatattttaaagaaaattatcttgaaacaaaaaaagaaagcatAGCAAAGAATAAAGTTCAAGCTaaaaagtgataaaataaaattttaatcataataaaattaaaatagtgagatttatataagataaaaataatgaattcagaaataattaaaatattatttattattttactaattttcttTACTTACATtatctttaactttttatttaactaatatcTATCTTAAAGACACATattaagattacaaattaaaaacttttttattaaaaatataaaaaaataattttttagcatatttattctatatttattaaaaaaattgtaaaatttcaCTAATAATAATCTTaccaaaatcttttttatttttttcaactggaAAATTCAAAAGCAAATCACTTCGAAATGATGACAATGGAAGCGCAATGGACTCATCAATCGTGATGGCATATCcatcaaataaataatataatataattccaTCAGCTTTTATCTTAAACGTCTAAATCAAAaagcatattttttttttcgcaaagTTAGAGGATGATGTCGTGGACCAACTttttcttccaacaagatttgattAAGTTTCCACATTCCATATAAGTGGAAGTGGAACACCTTTAGACGTCTTTTTTGCTTCCAAAGTTTAATTCATTTACAACAAAATATTTGACTTTTTacgtccttttctttttttttttaaaaaaaatagtttatacATAATGATAAAGAAAGTTATCGCTCTTGATCTATTCTAAGTTTCTAATTTCTAAACGATTCAAATCCATTACCACTTTCATACAAATTATGATTCTGAATGTGTTTACCAAAGCAGAAAACGACATTAGATATATGAAAGTTTTTTTAACTAAGATGTATTCtctatttcttttccttttataaGTGAAGGATAGAAGGATATATATATTaagttttttttaacaataatgtGAAATTAGTCAAAGTGTCTAATACTTTGGCCCTTCAATATTTAGCTTCTTATATTTGAGTTTTGGAATGAGAAAAATCATAGTTAACACTTTAACAAACTCAGAGCttgtttgaaaattatttaatataaaaaataattttatttttttaagaaaagaatctgtttttatttaaaacttaatTCTATAATTTAGAATggctataatatattaataaaatagaattcaaatttaaagaatatatgaatggatttaaaaattatattttttttatctgatttataaatgaaaaaaaatgagaattaaaattgttaaaaaaatttaaataattcatttttaattattctaaaacaagaaaaaaaattcaattcttaAGTAGATTTTAATTCCTAactttttaaataagtttttagTACTTTTACCGGTACCTCTAGAATGAAATGGATTAATTATGTTTCTAAGGATAAGATTTGATGAGTAGATGATTTGTGTTCTCATTTTCATTATTTGACGTTTTTgtaatttataaaaaagaaaatagaaaacaaaatttgtttttactatttatattattttcaaaaaatactaataattaaaaatattgaaaataaaaatccaaattaGATGACTTATTACACAATAAGTGATAACTGATTTACTTTACATCATCATTGTAATTCTGATTCTCCTTATATTGAAGTAGTGACACTAGATACAAAATACATGAACACATGAATTTTGATCCATTGTAAGCTcatacaaaatataataaaatttttaagtgtttttagtatctttttattatataaaatatttaaaataatttttgttgtataaataataatatatattatttttaaatttattttaagaatataaattaagaataaagttagACATATTAATACGTAATAGTATTTAAATATGTAGAAACATgcctaaaaaatattatttagtttttattaagacaaattagataaaaaaaaaacactcataaaaaatgaatttcaaataaatattatatctaaaatatatctGATACACAAAtacaataatttcaaaaaatgtcCGTATTTTTTAGTATAACTAAAATACAAAAGGGGTTTGGGATTTGTTTATACATAAGTATACATTTGTATTTTGTACTATTATGCTTCATGTTTAGTTGGAGAGAATCTACAAGAATCAGTTATTAAGTAAGTAAcacgttttgaaaaagaattaattgGACAATTAGATGAGGGGAGAGCTGTTTGTGTTTGGTAGATGAGCAGCACGAGAACATGCAAATAGCACAATTTGATGCATGTGCTTCACGCAAATTCTGTTTCCCattctttaaattaatttctatGTCGCTATTTACTTCATCAATTCAAGTCACAATTTTAAACTGCACTAAATTATATGTATGAATTCTTCAACGGCTTTTGCTTTTTGCATTGTCAACGCTAATGAATAATAGTAAAGAATATGAATTAGttaaaataagaatttagttaatatatatgtgtttttaaaatatatgttaaaactattaattaattttgttttacaaaaaataacatgcaaaatttaatttttaatgtatttattatatattttattaaagtaaaaattaaaatttttttactaatagtAATATTACACATGTtaacaaaatctttaaaatagCGTTTGTTTTGAAATAGTGGGACAGAGAAACTGGAAAACTGGGattcagtatcgtgtttgttggCTCAAAAATTGACACTAAAATTTTAATCTctatctccaaaatttcagtCAGTACTTCTAAAAAGTGGgaacacaggggactgaaatttttggagacagagactaaaattttaataatattttttacttaaaataccctgatttcaattaattaattctaattttatcatttttgtaaattaaattagagtttcgtTCTTAATTCAATCTCGGCCTCCCACATTACACCAAATACAATACTGAgacttatttcaatttctgtctttcCGTATATGTCTCTCAATCTTAGTCTTTTAATCTTTCAAAAGCTACTTAAAATAATGATGATAGATTTTCTATGTTGGTTTTACACCATTTTAGTTTACAAAatgtttgataataaaaaatattatggtcAAAATTTATTATCTTTGGCTTTATTTAATACATgttgtaataaataaatattaaataaaataagtttaagttgtgtagattgatttttttttagtattatcgttttgtttaataattattatagctAACATAGTATgcttattattagtaaaaaatgttaaatatttttatttaataaatatataataaatatattaaaattttaaatttttataattttaatatgtgcTCTTAGGTCACAAAAAGATAAATCCATTATTATATTGTCTTAACAATTGCAATATTCAAAGAAGTAGATAGAAGGGAAATGGCAAGAAGTCAAGAACTACTTCTCTACCAaaaactagttttttttttttttctctcctgtGCAAACGTATTGCTAAAATCAGAAACAATTATTTTATCcattagtaataaaaaatattatttaatttgaaatccGAAAATAAAGCTTTATGACATATATACTgaataaaataatctaaaaattttaaacagaATTGGCGTGAGACAAAGCTAAGTACACTGCTTAGATGCTCAAGAAAGACAATTTCTTACATATGCataagagatttttttttttttaagttgaaaACTGACTCAAGTTTCATGTATATGTATAATTCAACTTTAAAATCAGCTAAGGGAGCCTATAAATTAAAGTTTGGTTGTATTCCTATAATTCATTTTTTCCCTTTACGAAAACTTTGGAAAATTGCACTCATTAAATGAAGAATTGGACTATAGCTAAATATATACAACATCACTAACcaagaagttttcaaaaaaaaaattgaattaataataagTTTGAGGAAAACCATATAATAATGAGACTCACCTTCTTTCACCAACCGTTGCATAGAATCTGCTGCCTTCTTGATTCAAACCATTGCTAAGGGTAGCGAGCTTCAACTTCcttaagaaaatttttaaaaaatatataaaattaaatgaggATTAATATACTAATAATGGAAAAGAAATTAAACTTCATGAATTctagaatgaaaaagaaaagaaaacgttgaccaacaaattaaaattaaggtTCAAAATGGACATGGTTTGGAATGAAACATTATTGAAGTTGAGTGAAGAACTAATAATTAACCTTGCTAATAATAATGTTCTGAGCATGTTTGCGTTGAAGatctgaagaagaaaataaagatgagTTGACCTTTTAACAGATCTCAGGTTTGAAAGCAGAGAGAATGAAATGAAAGGGTTGATGAGTGTATTTATGGAAGGATGAGAAAACGTTTGTTTTCAAAACGATTCTTCCTCTGATGAGCTATAAAGAGATTTGTTATGGTACTCTTCTTTCTATTTGATTataatattttactatttttttttatcaattaatgacttagaattttctttttaatttttttaattctttaaatatttaattttaattaaagagaTATATGTCAATTTCTTAGTCGTACACACCGTAAATGTATTGATATTGTAATTATACCGAGTATTCTAATGTGAGAAATTTTTGGAGATtagtcatttttaatattttttattattatttaattagtataaatgttaaattatttttaataaataaattttattaatttatatgtgtaaattttaaaaaatatagatataaattatattaatttatatatataaattttaataaatataaatacaaattatataatttttgtatgtaaaatttagtaaatataaatacaaattattactaataaaaaataataatatttattcgtCATATTATATTAcccttctaatatatatatatattcacggATAGAACAAACCAACAAATAAAATCATTGTCAACATGTCTTTAACTGTTTTTGACAATATTCTTTCAGAGGTATTATCATATTAacgataaaattaatcaaattaagttAAGGAGTTAATTTTAGTTCACACATggaaaatttgaatttcacattatatatacaataatttattaattaacgacgaattaatttttgtcttttcaattagaaaatattgtaaaaaataaaaaaatattaataataaaattaaaattaaaaatattttaaatatagttTAAGTT contains:
- the LOC112697120 gene encoding momilactone A synthase, whose product is MLRTLLLARKLKLATLSNGLNQEGSRFYATVGERRLEGKVAIITGAASGLGKATTQEFVKHGAQVIIADKDTNLGPQIAKEMGPLAQFVECDVTIESQIKEAVNVAMTNYGKLDIMFNNAGITGPSIPPSIIDLDLDDFDRVMKTNVWGMVAGIKHAARVMAPVSSGSILCTSSISGLLGGLGPHPYTISKFTIPGVVKSVASELCKFGVRVNCISPAPIATPMSLAQIGKFFHHLSEEEVREIVGGLGELKGSKCEDIDVARAALFLASDDAKYISGHNLVVDGGFTCFKSLNFPSHG